A genomic segment from Tessaracoccus defluvii encodes:
- a CDS encoding TerC family protein → MTVLLSADVSLWVWLVTLGVILGLLAFDFFFHVRQAHEPTLKEATWWSIFYVGLALLFGVVLLVFGGADMGVEYFSGYLLEKALSVDNLFVFLVIISSFAVPRADQQKVLLFGIVFALIARSGFIFAGKALIDNFSWTFYLFGLILIVTAGKLLAPEKEGEDEANNFIIRAAKRFLRTTDHYDGDKLFTIENGRRVLTPMLLVMVAIGGTDILFALDSIPAIYAVTTNVYIVFTATAFSLMGLRQLYFLIDGLLDRLVYLKYGLSVILGFIGVKLILEALHKNQLPFINGGEPVDVFTFDAYTSLPVIVILLTSTVILSLVSPKGKLLSAVRSVDRLANAYLNHNYEVAPEDREANFQKMVAAQNRLMQFDNAKVDQMMEETGATWAVEKATRAHAEATG, encoded by the coding sequence GTGACAGTCCTTTTGAGTGCGGACGTATCGCTGTGGGTCTGGCTGGTCACCCTTGGGGTGATCCTCGGCCTCCTCGCGTTCGACTTCTTCTTCCACGTGCGTCAGGCGCACGAACCCACCCTGAAGGAAGCGACCTGGTGGTCGATCTTCTACGTGGGTCTCGCGTTGTTGTTCGGCGTCGTCCTGCTCGTGTTCGGCGGCGCCGACATGGGCGTCGAGTACTTCAGCGGCTACCTGCTGGAGAAGGCGTTGTCCGTCGACAACCTCTTCGTCTTCCTCGTGATCATCTCGAGCTTCGCGGTGCCGCGCGCCGACCAGCAGAAGGTGCTCCTGTTCGGCATCGTCTTCGCGCTGATCGCCAGGAGCGGCTTCATCTTCGCGGGCAAGGCCCTCATCGACAACTTCTCGTGGACCTTCTACCTGTTCGGCCTGATCCTCATCGTCACGGCAGGCAAGCTGCTCGCCCCCGAGAAGGAGGGCGAGGACGAGGCCAACAACTTCATCATCCGGGCCGCCAAGCGCTTCCTGCGCACCACGGACCACTACGACGGCGACAAGCTCTTCACCATCGAGAACGGCCGCCGCGTCCTCACCCCGATGCTGCTCGTCATGGTGGCCATCGGCGGCACCGACATCCTGTTCGCGCTCGACTCGATCCCGGCCATCTACGCCGTCACCACGAACGTGTACATCGTGTTCACCGCCACCGCGTTCTCCCTGATGGGTCTGCGTCAGCTGTACTTCCTCATCGACGGCCTGCTCGACCGGCTCGTCTACCTCAAGTACGGCCTGTCGGTCATCCTCGGCTTCATCGGCGTCAAGCTCATTCTCGAGGCCCTGCACAAGAACCAGTTGCCGTTCATCAACGGCGGCGAGCCCGTCGACGTCTTCACCTTCGATGCCTACACGTCGCTGCCCGTCATCGTCATTCTGCTCACGAGCACCGTCATCCTGTCGCTGGTGTCGCCGAAGGGGAAGCTGCTCTCCGCGGTGCGGAGCGTCGACCGTCTCGCCAACGCCTACCTCAACCACAACTACGAGGTGGCCCCGGAGGATCGGGAGGCGAACTTCCAGAAGATGGTGG
- a CDS encoding penicillin-binding transpeptidase domain-containing protein — MRRGFAAALVTLALLLAGCAPGPEQPAPSPTEATDPPADLPAADDAVTALVAALNARDVSKLPMVRNPADAQAEFETVFAGMDEIYPTVERTAITYEDPDGALATLTMTYQLGKDGWTYDSTARLRHIEGVWRVDWSPQLLHPQLTSDSRLRHTTEEARRGPINDNTGLALVEQRSLYEVGIDKGAVIEADQATAAADLATLLQVDVAAFQKKVAANGPKAFVIAATLRQEDIPSTVVDIPGSHVREITAVVGPTDSFAAPLLGTVGHPTQEMIDKSDGALTPADIVGLSGLQSRYDEQLRGVPSVRVDVVGRKAAAGASAAPFDAFPVFQQDASIGTGIQLSLDRDLQAKAEEVLSTQTGLATLVVVDVATGGILAAAQSPSGGTFPYATYGKYAPGSTFKAVTALAMLRGGVTPTSTVKCPSSLKVGSHTFGNYSGYPSSALGSVTLTDAFKYSCNTAFAGSSVSGDQLHAAAGSLGVGTDYDAGFTSYFGTVQPGNAIDLAASKIGQGQVTMSPLGMAAVAASVGSGKTTIPWLVKDKQAASTAAPLTAAEATALQSMMTATVDSGTGKSLKGIMTGAKTGTAEWGKAGAQQTHAWMIAYNSTYAVSAFVEVGDSGGTTAAPLIVSLFS, encoded by the coding sequence ATGCGTCGAGGATTCGCCGCCGCACTGGTGACGCTGGCACTGCTGCTCGCGGGCTGTGCCCCCGGGCCGGAGCAGCCCGCGCCCTCCCCCACCGAGGCCACAGACCCACCGGCCGATCTGCCCGCGGCCGACGACGCCGTCACCGCACTCGTCGCCGCGCTCAACGCGCGCGATGTGTCGAAACTGCCGATGGTGCGCAACCCTGCCGACGCGCAGGCCGAGTTCGAGACCGTCTTCGCGGGGATGGACGAGATCTATCCCACCGTCGAGCGGACCGCCATCACGTACGAGGACCCCGACGGTGCGCTGGCCACCCTGACGATGACGTACCAGCTCGGCAAGGACGGGTGGACGTACGACTCGACGGCGCGGCTGCGGCACATTGAAGGCGTCTGGCGGGTCGACTGGTCGCCCCAACTGCTGCACCCGCAGCTGACCAGCGACTCGCGGCTCCGGCACACCACCGAGGAGGCCCGCCGCGGGCCCATCAACGACAACACCGGCCTCGCGCTGGTGGAGCAGCGCTCCCTCTATGAGGTGGGGATCGACAAGGGCGCCGTCATCGAGGCCGACCAGGCGACCGCCGCGGCAGACCTGGCGACGCTGTTGCAGGTCGACGTCGCGGCCTTCCAGAAGAAGGTGGCCGCCAACGGCCCGAAGGCGTTCGTCATCGCCGCCACGCTGCGGCAGGAGGACATTCCATCCACCGTCGTCGACATTCCCGGCAGCCATGTGCGTGAGATCACGGCCGTCGTCGGACCCACCGACTCGTTCGCGGCCCCACTGCTCGGCACCGTCGGACATCCCACGCAGGAGATGATCGACAAGTCCGACGGCGCTCTGACACCCGCCGACATCGTCGGCCTGAGCGGCCTGCAGTCCCGTTACGACGAGCAACTGCGCGGCGTCCCGTCCGTCCGCGTCGACGTCGTCGGCCGCAAGGCGGCAGCGGGTGCCAGCGCCGCCCCCTTCGACGCCTTCCCCGTCTTCCAGCAGGACGCCTCGATCGGCACCGGGATCCAGCTCAGCCTCGACCGTGACCTGCAGGCCAAAGCGGAGGAGGTTCTCAGCACCCAGACCGGGCTGGCGACGCTCGTCGTCGTCGACGTGGCCACCGGCGGCATACTCGCCGCGGCGCAGTCCCCGTCGGGCGGCACCTTCCCCTACGCCACCTACGGCAAGTACGCTCCCGGCTCCACCTTCAAGGCGGTGACGGCGCTGGCGATGCTGCGCGGCGGCGTCACTCCCACCAGCACGGTGAAGTGCCCCTCGTCGCTCAAGGTGGGCTCCCACACGTTCGGCAACTACTCCGGCTACCCGTCGTCGGCGCTGGGCTCGGTGACCCTCACCGACGCGTTCAAGTACTCGTGCAACACTGCCTTCGCCGGATCGTCCGTCAGCGGCGACCAGCTGCATGCGGCCGCCGGCTCACTCGGTGTCGGCACCGACTACGACGCCGGATTCACCTCGTACTTCGGCACCGTGCAGCCGGGCAACGCGATTGACCTGGCCGCCTCGAAGATCGGCCAGGGGCAGGTGACGATGTCGCCGCTGGGGATGGCTGCGGTCGCAGCCTCCGTCGGTTCCGGGAAGACGACGATCCCCTGGCTGGTGAAGGACAAGCAGGCAGCGTCGACAGCCGCTCCGCTGACCGCGGCCGAGGCGACGGCGCTGCAGTCGATGATGACGGCCACCGTCGACTCCGGCACGGGCAAGTCGCTCAAGGGAATCATGACGGGCGCCAAGACGGGCACCGCGGAGTGGGGCAAGGCAGGCGCGCAGCAGACGCACGCCTGGATGATCGCCTACAACTCGACGTATGCGGTCTCGGCGTTCGTGGAGGTCGGAGACTCGGGTGGCACGACGGCGGCGCCGCTGATCGTCTCGCTGTTCAGCTGA
- a CDS encoding FadR/GntR family transcriptional regulator — translation MNTEWESLRQPKAVSIDELLRSYILRAQLAPGDPLPTEPVLCQMLGCSRNRLREAIQRLQALDVLDVRHGVGTFVGRLSLRPLADVLQFSALVKARVDRKAVRDILDVRIAVDRGMAPTICDRISQDDADELLALCAEMNSLAEQGRMLSVVDRRFHLRLAELAGNDLAGELVVAFWDVMEHIEIDLARQPQDEIVRTAQSHLLMTQCALASDLAGYYEALDMHYESAVRRIGAYVAEQRSDPAAPDSVS, via the coding sequence ATGAATACCGAATGGGAATCGCTGCGGCAGCCGAAGGCGGTGTCGATCGACGAACTCCTTCGTTCCTACATTCTTCGGGCCCAGCTCGCCCCCGGTGACCCCCTGCCAACCGAGCCCGTGCTCTGCCAGATGCTTGGTTGTTCGCGGAACCGGCTGCGGGAGGCGATCCAACGGCTGCAGGCCCTCGACGTGCTCGATGTCCGGCACGGCGTGGGCACCTTCGTCGGGAGACTCAGCCTGCGCCCTCTCGCCGATGTGCTGCAGTTCTCCGCGCTCGTCAAGGCCCGGGTGGATCGCAAGGCGGTGCGCGACATCCTGGACGTGCGCATTGCCGTCGATCGGGGTATGGCTCCGACCATCTGCGACAGGATCAGCCAGGACGACGCCGACGAGTTGCTCGCGCTGTGCGCCGAGATGAACAGCCTGGCCGAGCAGGGCAGGATGCTCTCGGTCGTGGACCGTCGCTTCCACCTTCGCCTGGCGGAGCTGGCGGGCAACGATCTCGCCGGCGAGCTGGTGGTCGCGTTCTGGGATGTCATGGAGCACATCGAGATCGACCTGGCCCGGCAGCCTCAGGACGAGATCGTGCGCACTGCGCAGTCCCACCTGCTGATGACGCAGTGTGCGCTCGCTTCCGACCTCGCCGGGTACTACGAGGCGCTCGACATGCACTACGAGTCGGCCGTCCGGCGCATCGGAGCGTACGTCGCGGAGCAGCGGAGCGATCCCGCGGCGCCGGACAGCGTCAGCTGA